A part of Crassostrea angulata isolate pt1a10 chromosome 5, ASM2561291v2, whole genome shotgun sequence genomic DNA contains:
- the LOC128183473 gene encoding uncharacterized protein LOC128183473 yields the protein MPGQGPPFFYHDYFQNQRLPGVMDDRLHHPPQGPAIPGHHMPIMAPPYANQYSFRPPLWGPPAFNYHNNNIYHNNNLRNLQPVQRNLNAAQSQPSNEREKTCFICQDALQNSEERGIHLCDGGLKEKDTSKETTSADELNVDIKDMDARLEKLLLELKGCLRNKYESVTETLENYVSSRVSEIETIHQDVLEEKSHLENLQTELKTKTQALEEREKVLREKETQLNKDKEKFEKEVHKEKEEICRQWQQLRDEISRMEKLHEVQKGRIKLDIGGVNFTTSRLTLTRDSESMLAAMFSGRHDIRVEDDGTIFIDRDGTHFRHILNYLRDGGVKLDALPRNRQVLRELRNEAVFYQLHGLVQQIEKLI from the exons ATGCCAGGTCAGGGGCCACCGTTCTTCTATCACGACTATTTCCAAAACCAGAGACTGCCGGGAGTCATGGATGACCGCCTCCACCACCCCCCTCAGGGACCAGCTATTCCAGGCCACCACATGCCCATAATGGCACCACCTTATGCAAACCAGTATTCATTCAGACCACCACTCTGGGGACCACCAGCTTTCAACTATCATAATAACAATATCTACCACAACAACAACCTCAGGAATCTCCAACCAGTTCAAAGGAATCTCAATGCAGCACAATCACAACCAAGCAATGAAAGGGAGAAAACTTGTTTTATTTGTCAAGATGCTTTGCAGAATTCTGAAGAGAGGGGTATTCACCTTTGTGACGGCGGGCTTAAAGAAAAAGATACAAGCAAAGAGACAACCTCAGCTGATGAGTTAAACGTTGATATAAAGGATATGGATGCCCGTCTTG agAAATTGCTTTTGGAACTAAAGGGCTGTCTTAGGAACAAATATGAGAGTGTTACAGAAACCTTAGAAAACTATGTCTCATCTCGGGTCAGCGAGATAGAAACCATCCATCAAGATGTCCTCGAGGAGAAATCACACCTAGAAAACCTACAGACAGAGCTGAAAACAAAGACACAGGCAttggaagagagagagaaggtGCTGAGGGAAAAGGAGACCCAGCTTAACAAAGATAAGGAGAAATTCGAGAAGGAGGTTCACAAAGAAAAGGAGGAAATCTGTCGACAATGGCAGCAGCTCCGAGACGAAATCTCCAGAATGGAAAAACTTCATGAAGTGCAAAAG GGTAGGATCAAGCTGGATATTGGGGGTGTGAACTTTACCACATCGAGATTGACCTTGACACGAGATTCCGAGTCCATGCTTGCAGCCATGTTTAGTGGTCGCCATGATATCCGAGTGGAGGATGATGGGACAATTTTCATCGACCGGGATGGCACACATTTCCGGCACATCCTGAACTATCTGCGTGATGGTGGAGTCAAGCTGGATGCTCTGCCTCGAAACAGACAAGTTCTCCGAGAGCTGAGAAATGAAGCTGTGTTCTATCAACTGCATGGGCTTGTCCAGCAGATTGAAAAACTCATATGA